One genomic segment of Panulirus ornatus isolate Po-2019 chromosome 3, ASM3632096v1, whole genome shotgun sequence includes these proteins:
- the LOC139760365 gene encoding uncharacterized protein, which translates to MAHSLLQENQELIKMHLARKDEEKESNRQELHSLRHQVMDIGKHVTTHKQVNEQLRQQNNVLLDSLRQEKERNEELQQKMMVVISFQQENQKIINMHLARKDEDKERTRQEFDYLRQRIEETRKEHIHQQGVLRQEKERNKELLEENSRLQTMIRDGTLQKENDKQRDSLRKENENLLDSLRQEKERNEELQQKMKVVISFQQENQKIINMHLARKDKDKERTRQEFDYLRQRIEETRKEHIHQQGVLRQEKERNKELLEENSRLQAMIRDGKLQKKNDKQRDSLRKENENLLDLLRQEKERNKELRGENDKLGETLRQEKERNEELRGENDQLRGSLQEREENLHQFLIANKEKDEWNRQQITSLRQELQNHLDKESEEELIYEELDSLRQVVDKLGDSLRQEKERNQGLQGDNDKLGDSLRLEKERNEELRGENDQLGDSLRQEKERNQGLQGENDKLGDSLRLEKERNEELRGVNDQLRGSLQEREENLQQFLIANKEKDEWNRQQITSLRQELQNHLDKESEEELIYEELDSLRQVVDKLGDSLRQEKERNQGLRGDNDKLGDSLRLEKERNEELRGENNQLGDSLRQEKERNQGLRGENDQLGDSLRQEKERNQGLRGENDQLGDSLRQEKERNQGLQGENDKLGDSLRLEKERNEELRGENDQLRGSLQEREENLQQFLIANKEKDEWNHQQITSLRQELQNHLDKESEEELIYEELDSLRQVVDKLSRHLHENEESLREEREENDKLRQSLSLLEQGNDCEADDSVQKERETNEKLRQEIEKLYESEQRKSEEINALTSQVKSLSKHYKRLQKHNSQLLHFINLIDES; encoded by the coding sequence ATGGCTCATTCCCTTCTGCAGGAAAACCAAGAGTTAATCAAAATGCATCTTGCAAGGAAggatgaggaaaaagaaagtaatcGCCAAGAGCTTCACTCCCTCCGTCACCAGGTTATGGACATTGGAAAACATGTGACCACCCATAAACAAGTGAATGAGCAGCTCCGACAGCAGAACAATGTACTGCTGGACTCTCTTCGTCAAGAGAAGGAACGGAACGAGGAGCTCCAACAAAAGATGATGGTGGTCATTTCCTTTCAGCAGGAAAACCAAAAGATAATCAACATGCATCTTGCAAGGAAGGATGAGGATAAAGAAAGGACTCGCCAAGAGTTTGATTACCTTCGTCAGCGGATTGAGGAGACTAGAAAGGAGCACATTCATCAGCAGGGAGTCCTTCGTCAAGAGAAGGAACGGAACAAGGAGCTTCTGGAGGAGAACTCTCGTTTACAAACGATGATACGGGACGGAACGCTTCAGAAAGAGAACGATAAGCAGCGAGACTCTCTTCGTAAGGAAAACGAAAACCTGCTTGACTCGCTTCGTCAAGAGAAAGAACGGAACGAGGAGCTCCAACAAAAGATGAAGGTGGTCATTTCCTTTCAGCAGGAAAACCAAAAGATAATCAACATGCATCTTGCAAGGAAGGATAAGGATAAAGAAAGGACTCGCCAAGAGTTTGATTACCTACGTCAGCGGATTGAGGAGACTAGAAAGGAGCACATTCATCAGCAGGGAGTCCTTCGTCAAGAGAAGGAACGGAACAAGGAGCTTCTGGAAGAGAACTCTCGTTTACAAGCGATGATACGGGACGGAAAGCTTCAGAAAAAGAACGATAAGCAGCGAGACTCTCTTCGTAAGGAAAACGAAAACCTGCTGGACTTGCTTCGTCAAGAGAAGGAACGGAACAAGGAACTTCGAGGAGAGAACGATAAGCTGGGTGAGACTCTTCGTCAAGAAAAGGAACGGAATGAGGAGCTTCGGGGAGAGAACGATCAGCTGCGAGGCTCTCttcaagaaagagaagagaatctTCATCAGTTCCTCATAGCGAataaggagaaagatgagtggaATCGCCAACAGATAACCTCTCTCCGCCAAGAGCTTCAGAATCATCTTGATAAGGAGTCAGAAGAAGAACTGATTTATGAGGAACTGGACTCCCTTCGCCAGGTGGTTGATAAACTTGGAGATTCTCTTCGTCAAGAGAAGGAACGGAACCAGGGGCTCCAGGGAGATAACGATAAGCTGGGAGACTCTCTTCGTCTCGAGAAGGAACGGAATGAAGAGCTTCGGGGAGAGAACGATCAGCTGGGAGACTCTCTTCGTCAAGAGAAGGAACGGAACCAGGGGCTCCAGGGAGAGAACGATAAGCTGGGAGACTCTCTTCGTCTCGAGAAGGAACGGAATGAGGAGCTTCGGGGAGTGAACGATCAGCTGCGAGGCTCTCttcaagaaagagaagagaatctTCAGCAGTTCCTCATAGCGAataaggagaaagatgagtggaATCGCCAACAGATAACCTCTCTCCGCCAAGAGCTTCAGAATCATCTTGATAAGGAGTCAGAAGAAGAACTGATTTATGAGGAACTGGACTCCCTTCGCCAGGTGGTTGATAAACTTGGAGATTCTCTTCGTCAAGAGAAGGAACGGAACCAGGGGCTTCGGGGAGATAACGATAAGCTGGGAGACTCTCTTCGTCTCGAGAAGGAACGGAATGAAGAGCTTCGGGGAGAGAACAATCAGCTGGGAGACTCTCTTCGTCAAGAGAAGGAACGGAACCAGGGGCTTCGGGGAGAGAACGATCAGCTGGGAGACTCTCTTCGTCAAGAGAAGGAACGGAACCAGGGGCTTCGGGGAGAGAACGATCAGCTGGGAGACTCTCTTCGTCAAGAGAAGGAACGGAACCAGGGGCTCCAGGGAGAGAACGATAAGCTGGGAGACTCTCTTCGTCTCGAGAAGGAACGGAATGAGGAGCTTCGGGGAGAGAACGATCAGCTGCGAGGCTCTCttcaagaaagagaagagaatctTCAGCAGTTCCTCATAGCGAataaggagaaagatgagtggaATCACCAACAGATAACCTCTCTCCGTCAAGAGCTTCAGAATCATCTTGATAAGGAGTCAGAAGAAGAACTGATTTATGAGGAACTGGACTCCCTTCGCCAGGTGGTTGATAAGCTGAGCAGGCATCTGCATGAAAATGAAGAGTCCCTTcgtgaagaaagagaagagaatgacaaacttcgccaatctctctctcttctcgaacAAGGAAATGATTGTGAAGCTGATGACTCCGTTCAAAAAGAGAGGGAAACAAACGAAAAGCTTCGCCAAGAGATCGAGAAGCTCTATGAGTCTGAACAAAGGAAGTCGGAGGAAATTAATGCTCTTACTTCACAGGTCAAATCACTTAGCAAGCATTATAAGAGGCTTCAGAAGCATAACTCCCAACTCTTACATTTCATCAATTTGATTgacgaaagctga